One window of Watersipora subatra chromosome 3, tzWatSuba1.1, whole genome shotgun sequence genomic DNA carries:
- the LOC137390854 gene encoding E3 ubiquitin-protein ligase Arkadia-like encodes MEPSQEHLPEVPASARQRPEQAESTLGQPLTSPNDTLSPMHERHSDVSHSSTWDHMTEPHSRVAGQQQDSTQGQTHHDLASGQDPFQPAQFFSPNHDPVLSAASHPGSYSSLMLPEYMYFSFHPPYYSLFRRVTRNDLFLHHGYYGNTEEPHYENGEQNQRRSPGTQRLLDEQFLMSHSSTWQHAARRPTETHTMDDQSHRITTSYSSSHAALPREPLPAPRECIRPCHPVQHEGTYEPDESPRNSSERSWHSLDTRRQRHENPHHPHNRSPRETEHSYTRADVPARGETPQTSQHQHRHVESLPTESLNYSQNHVDHSEPWTSVPRPSFTPRQTVFDNPNHNSTAESTPPIGYYNVGQPHIIINHAVYQPVQQGQTHNPLMGFLYVYQLQHQQPFHHAPTHPHQMTNDSNIGASQETIDRTTFAHRYNQRVASDSDEGSSDDKCTICISEYKTGEHVRRLPCLHLFHRDCVDRWLNSNKRCPMCRADIEATIPLGAEIST; translated from the exons CCATCACAAGAGCACCTGCCTGAGGTCCCTGCATCAGCTAGACAGCGACCTGAACAAGCGGAGTCCACTCTAGGACAACCGCTGACATCACCTAATGACACTTTATCACCCATGCACGAGAGACACTCTGATGTTTCTCATAGTTCAACGTGGGACCACATGACAGAGCCTCACAGTAGAGTTGCTGG GCAGCAACAGGACTCTACACAGGGACAAACCCACCACGATTTAGCCAGTGGTCAGGACCCTTTTCAACCAGCGCAGTTCTTCAGTCCCAATCATGATCCAGTCTTGTCTGCAGCTTCTCATCCTGGAAGTTACTCGAGTCTAATGCTTCCtgagtacatgtattttagtttcCATCCTCCCTACTACAGCCTTTTTAGACGAGTCACTAGGAATGATCTTTTTCTGCACCATGGTTACTATGGTAACACTGAAG AACCACATTATGAGAATGGAGAACAAAATCAACGACGCAGTCCTGGTACACAAAGACTTCTTGATGAACAATTTCTCATGTCTCATTCTTCCACATgg CAACATGCTGCCAGGAGACCTACTGAAACTCACACCATGGATGACCAGAGTCACCGTATAACTACTTCCTACTCCTCTTCTCATGCTGCCCTACCTAGA GAACCATTACCTGCGCCGAGAGAGTGCATCAGACCATGCCACCCCGTGCAGCATGAGGGTACATATGAACCTGATGAGAGTCCAAGAAACAGTAGCGAGAGATCATGGCATAGCCTTGATACAAGGAGGCAGAGGCATGAAAATCCTCATCATCCTCATAATCGATCTCCACGTGAAACTGAGCATTCTTACACCCGGGCAGATGTACCTGCAAG AGGAGAGACTCCGCAGACCTCGCAACATCAGCATAGACAcgtggaaagcttacctacagaGTCTTTGAATTATAGCCAAAACCATGTTGATCATTCAGAGCCCTG GACCTCAGTTCCAAGGCCATCCTTCACCCCGAGGCAGACAGTATTCGACAATCCAAACCACAATTCCACAGCTGAAAGCACTCCTCCTATTGGCTACTACAATGTTGGACAGCCACATATTATTATCAACCATGCT GTCTACCAGCCAGTTCAGCAAGGTCAGACTCACAATCCTCTGATGGGCTTTCTGTACGTTTACCAACTTCAACACCAGCAGCCCTTTCACCACGCTCCAACCCACCCTCACCAGATGACCAATGACAGCAATATAGGTGCCTCACAGGAGACGATCGATCGTACGACGTTCGCGCATCGATACAATCAGAGGGTCGCTAGTGACAGTGATGAGGGCAGCTCCGACGACAAGTGCACTATCTGTATCAGTGAATACAAGACGGGTGAACATGTTCG ACGACTACCTTGTCTTCATCTTTTCCATCGAGACTGTGTCGATCGGTGGCTTAATTCTAACAAGAGGTGTCCGATGTGTCGTGCTGATATTGAGGCGACTATACCATTGGGAGCTGAGATTTCTACTTAG